In Apis cerana isolate GH-2021 linkage group LG3, AcerK_1.0, whole genome shotgun sequence, the sequence ctcctcctcctcgctgcTACCCGTTTTACCCTAATAGGAATAAAATAAGCCCTTGTGCAGCAGTTAGCGCTCGAGCCTCGCTCCTACATAATTGCAGCGTCGGCTGACCAACACCGGAAATAAGCAAACGCGATTAAAGCCTCGGCCACGCTGTCACGCTTCCCGGGTTTCGCCTTCGACGGCTCGTAAGGCCCTGGCAAATTACACACCGGGCCCCGAAAACACGGAGACGGTcacccctttctctctctctctcatactaaaataataattgttttacgCTTTACGCTTTTGCGATTCTTTCGGGAACAAAACTTCGATATTGCTCGATTGTTTCGTCTTGCGGTATAAGGGGAGGAGGTAATCGATGATCGCTTGTTActcgttaattttaatcaattcattGGATAAGTTTAGGGTTTATTCGGGGATGAATATCTTGCTTCGTTATGGTCGAAGTTATACGACTGTTTCGATATTGTGACATTTAAatggtgaaataaaatttccatttctctaGTCacgttcaattaaaaatttgcatgaAAATTCGCAGTCTGTTTATCGTAAGCTAAACTGTCGAATAGGCGAGATCAATATACTCACTGCGTTTTAATCCGAATTAGTGCATATCTACTGTGTACTCATTTTTGGAATATCTGTACGATATCCATTTGAATCGAGGTTCAAAAATTgtggaaaataattcataaaatataataccgtGTAAAgtatttacgtatatatacgatGCTCGAATAAAACTcgaagtttataaaatttttcgtcgatATATTCTAAAGATCGTTCGATTACaaagagaaataagaaattcgcGATACAAATTAACAATGTGAATAACTGGAAAAATTAAGACAAATCTGAGAAAATTCTATCTATATTTTCTGTACTTGCCATTGGTAAACAATTCGAAACAGTTTGGCTTACGTTATTCGATTATCACGATTAAGCGTAGCGTTTTTGGATCGTTTGCTTGGAAGACGCAAAACGCGATCAAACGGTTTAACATACGTGTGCGTATGCAAATGGGAATGCAAATGAGCGAATAGTACGCGATCTCTGTGTGTGTTCAGGCATTAACCTGATCGCGAGTCTCTTGAAATATGCATCGTCGCGTGAAAAACATTGGAAAGAAGGGCTTGAAGGGCCCTTGAAAGGTCAATTCGGTGGCCAGGGGGAAAGAATCGATAGCTAAACGAGGCTTGCCTTTTAATAGTTgcaaattttttcccctccgagGAAACACTGCGAAGAAAACAcgcctcttcttcctttcattTTCACCTAACGACCGAGTTGTAGTAACTTTAATCTACGATCTGCTTCCGGCTCGTCGTTAATTTCGCgaattaagaagaagaagaagaagaggaggaagaagaagaggaagaagaagaagaaagtgtTAATTCGAGAATTCGATTAAGCTCTACACCCCGCCATCTttggattataaaaaaaataacgatgattttcgaatctcgaaagcgtctttcttttttatatcaaaatgtgtaacgataataatacgtTTCTGCTCTCTAATGATAATATCTAATACAACGTTAACGAGCCTGTGTTGCCAGAAAGAGATAGAAAGGGATATTCGTTAAGACAGAGAATAAAGAAacagaagaataataaaagaaaaatagaatgagaGAGGCTGAGCGTTaaatttagtataatatattttccatataataattctcGCTATACAGACATTATTTTACAAAGcatgatttttattactatgtaTACTTCTTGCTGCATTACTTAACGTTAAGTCGCACGATACCGTGAGACCCACCGATTCTGATGCGTCCCGACGGTTTTTACACAACAACGTCGTCGTTCCTCCAATCCCTTTACACGTCGTTTACACCTTTATTCTTTTCGTCGTACAGcctaattttatgtattcgtAATACTGGTATTTCATCATTTCGGTGAACAACGCGACAATCGTGTTGTGGAGCGTCGAACTTTGGAAATATGTATCGAATTTGGATATCTATAAGTCGAGTTCGACGATTaagttattcatttttaaaaacgtgTCTATCTAAAGCTTCGACGATTCAAACACGTTGTCCACGCGTTTCCACGCCTTCTACGTATACTGAAATCTGAAAAATACTTCTGGAATATCTCGTTATCACGGTTGGCGGAGTATCGACCAACCTGTTCAACCTTACCGATACGCCATCTCGTCCTGAAACGTAGCTATTTACAACATTCGTCTGCCGAAATGGAATGGAAATCGACGCCGCGCCAATCGAATCCTATAGttctatttacaatttatttcgtataaGTGATACCCATTCGAGGCGAAAAACTGTCGCTCCGAACGCAACGTTCGAAATTCCCGCCAATTTCTCCAAATACTCTCcgttatttaaaagtttcgcGAACGTTGCATTCGGATCAGCTCCCTTCGAGTTTTACTCGCTCGAGATAATGTTCTACGAGGTCTTTGAGGCAAGGATCGAGGCAAGTCGCGACCGATTAGCCCGATATTCCTCTTTCTCCAAATGGGGGAGAAAAATACCAGTTTCGAGAACTACGCTTCTCTCTTTTCGACCGCGTGTAATTTCGTGTCATTTCGTATCCCTTCCCCCCTTTCCCCAGGCAAAGGTCCCCTCTCTAATGTCGTATTAATCGCAGATTCGTGCGCGGTCGCCTCGTTCCCTGGCGCGACTCCTTCTCGAGAGGCCTCCTAActcttccctccctcttttcaCCGGACGAacagtttcctttttttcttttttatttacaaaagaaaacgtttggaaaacgtttctttctttctttcttttttcactcgCGTCGTTCAACGACGCTCGACCCACTCGTCGATCGTTCCCTTTTGGCGTTTACGTTACAAACATccacacacgcacgcacaaACCTGTCGAGTCGTCGTCGATCTCTTTCGATCGGTATATAACGATTATTAGGAGTATGAATACTGGTCTCAGCGTACCGTTCGGCTCGCTAAATCGTTCGAATCGCGAAACTTTGGTTAACCACATAACGCTTCCTCTTCGCCCATTCTCATTATCTAGGAAATCCCGGACGTCCCGTGCAATGTCACTTCCTCCGTTCCACCTCACGAAATCGaccgttctttctttcttcttcttcttttgcttTCGATACTTGGCGTGGAATTTCGCGAGCTTTCGCACGCCAAAGTTTTTTCGACGATCGACGACGagaaataattcctttttttcctgttcttgcttttccttttcccccctcccattACATTCATCCGTTGGCGGTTACGCAAGGTAGTAGTTGGGTTAGTTAGAACGGAGTAATTGCTACAAAAATCGCCGCGCGTCTTCTTTATAAAGACTTCTTCTCGTCGGTTGGCTGCCTCTAACAACATAATAGAAAGActcgaacatttttttctagatatcactcgcacacacacacacacaagcGCGCACAACTTTCCACgttgaaaaagagagagaaaagaaaggatctCCTCCCATCCAGAGCGAGTTTCTCCTTGCTCGATCTCAACCCTTTACCTCCATCTTCCACTCTCCTCGTTCGTACCCTAGATATCGTGTATACTCTCGTCGTCACTGTCCGCCCTTATACTCTGAGGGCTGTCCTCCCTCTTCGGGGAACGGCTCGCGCTCCTCTCCCTCTGCCTCGCTCCTCTCCCCAAATGttccctctcccttccctcgATCATGTCCGGACTGTCCCTGTAATAACCGGCCAAATTCTGCATCCCGGAACCTGTCAGCGCTGCCACGCTGTTGCTCGGCCCCGGCTGGAGCATCGCGGACGGGGGATACAGCCTCTCGTCCTTGACGCACATGGGGGACCTTTCCCTCAAGCCGGCAGGAGGACTCTTGCTCCTGTCCCTCTGCCTCGACCCCCTGCCCATCCCCTCCCGCCCATCCTCAGGGCTGTCCCTGTAGTACGCGCTCAGGTTGGACAGGCTGCTGGAGCTCGCTGTGAGGGTGCCGCCGAGGGTCGTGTTGCTCGACCCGGCCTGCACCATCGTCGCCGCGTAAAGCCTCTCCTCCTTCATCAGCGGCGACCTGTCGCTCAGCACGGGACTCTTGCTCCTGTCCCTCTGCTGCCtgccctccctctccctcccctcgccCATCTCCGGGCTGTCCCTGTAGTAGTTGCTCAGGTTGGACAGGCTGGAGCTGGCGGTCAACGATCCAAGGGGGTTGCTCGGCCCGGCCAGGATCATCGTGGGTGGGTACAGCCTGTACGGAAGCGGCTTCTGCAAGGTGACGGCCGCTGACGCTTGCTGGTAAAACAGGCCGTTCGCGGGCAGTGCGTGCGCGCTCGGGTAGGGCCAGTATCGGCCAGCGGCGGGGTGCGCCGGGACAGCCGCTGCCCCGCTTCCGTACAACTGTTGGAACGCCGCCACCGCGAAATTGTTCTCCGCCATTATCTCGAACCCGACGATCGTTTGCCTCTTCCACTTCGTTCTGCGAACAGAATGGACGGGGGGGAGGGGTTAATCTTTAACGCGACTTGTGCATTTCCTTTTTCGGTTGTGTGTTTaggggagaaagagggagagagagatatcgTGGTATCGTTCGAAGGTATGGAAATTTGATGAACGGAATTTTCTCGAACTTTTTCAGGGTGGAATTAAAGTTGGAAAAGACGCGAGtgtttaattattacgaaTCTCACGTTGGAAGTTTGTTAATCAAGGAAACGTTGAGTCGCGAGTGATTTTTCCATCCGGATGATTTGgatatgtataaaaagatggaattataagaatttacgAGATTTGCACTGAGAAGTTTCACGTGTTACGTAAATGTGGAAGTTtgttaattaagaaaacttgtattttttttttcttttcatcgatAATTACAACTTCTACAATTTCAAAAGTTATATTGacctttccccctccctttcaaatttactttcaaattattttagatccTCGATACGCttggtaaaaaaattgttcacagTTAGTTTCCCCCGTCTGTATCCACCCTCTCGAAgggtggaataaaaatttctcctgcccttttttccttttacgaTTTCTTCGAATCCGAACCCCTGCTCGTTCGATCGCCTCCCAATCTCTGCTCGCGTATGTAAATCTCGATCTGGGACAATTACGCTAAAACGGGGTGGCGTGCCGCCAAGTGGTTAGGTTGGCCACACTGTTGGCGGGCTTATTATACTAACAAATAGCCCATGGAGTTTCGCCGCCTAATCATCGCGTATCA encodes:
- the LOC107992539 gene encoding homeobox protein B-H2, yielding MTVHHHQNHHVAARSGVTVASSNGLNLTRMSGLEAHRLENIVERNGVSVERLSNGLDARSNSHAGNNGLERGDASSTTMPQRSRFMITDILGGASSKMHHQAALQSQEPPASPPSTPRDLSVRHQSRTSLNNSNLDEDSDASHHDGASVTSNGGKEDDPKSSSSSTLSSAQSKKQRKARTAFTDHQLQTLEKSFERQKYLSVQDRMELAAKLQLTDTQVKTWYQNRRTKWKRQTIVGFEIMAENNFAVAAFQQLYGSGAAAVPAHPAAGRYWPYPSAHALPANGLFYQQASAAVTLQKPLPYRLYPPTMILAGPSNPLGSLTASSSLSNLSNYYRDSPEMGEGREREGRQQRDRSKSPVLSDRSPLMKEERLYAATMVQAGSSNTTLGGTLTASSSSLSNLSAYYRDSPEDGREGMGRGSRQRDRSKSPPAGLRERSPMCVKDERLYPPSAMLQPGPSNSVAALTGSGMQNLAGYYRDSPDMIEGREREHLGRGARQRERSASRSPKREDSPQSIRADSDDESIHDI